A window from Acidimicrobiia bacterium encodes these proteins:
- a CDS encoding serine protease, which translates to MDTTVRRALAIGMMVLLAACSGPSVSTSIVRRPSTTVPPTSTTTSTVSAALSPQEVFETVSPALAYIETDLGSGSGVLFDEWHLVTNAHVVWPYDDVRVVFPDGTELLDADVTHIDEIADLAIVDVSRAAPRLPEPVTLGDPDGLAVGGELYLIGYPGEVEEYPQPTLTRGILSRVRTIDALGLEFLQTDAVIAGGQSGGALVDDNGTVIGISGLGSEGFALAASAADVRERLADMLAGRDTDGIADRSFPGGPGELSYTGPIEHYFVEKTWVVDMLAGEELQVEATSDGDVYVALTAFDGFLEGEADEGETGTESLTVVAPFDGPYFLTLDSFAPVPIDVTLTSNLPLRPLSDPDDETVVVPGQTVVGYADYPGDIDTYRIDLSAGDRITVTVSAVLMDPEIIIDLEGNEADFLGRDDSSGGGLFGTDARLSFRADTDATYFLVVVDEFYGPGGYVMTIER; encoded by the coding sequence ATGGACACGACGGTGAGAAGAGCGCTTGCGATCGGGATGATGGTGTTACTGGCGGCCTGCAGCGGGCCGTCGGTATCGACTTCGATCGTTCGCCGGCCCTCTACAACTGTACCCCCCACCTCGACCACTACCTCAACCGTTTCGGCTGCTTTGAGCCCACAGGAGGTCTTCGAGACTGTGTCGCCGGCCCTGGCGTACATCGAAACCGACCTGGGTTCAGGTTCGGGGGTGCTGTTCGACGAGTGGCATCTGGTGACCAACGCTCATGTGGTCTGGCCCTACGACGACGTGAGGGTGGTTTTTCCGGACGGGACGGAACTCCTCGATGCCGACGTCACCCACATCGACGAGATCGCCGATCTGGCCATCGTGGATGTGAGCCGGGCCGCACCGCGGCTGCCCGAACCGGTCACGCTCGGCGACCCGGACGGGCTGGCAGTGGGCGGCGAGCTGTATCTGATCGGTTATCCCGGTGAGGTCGAGGAATATCCGCAGCCGACCCTGACGAGGGGGATCCTGTCCCGGGTGCGGACAATCGATGCGCTTGGTCTCGAGTTTCTGCAGACCGACGCGGTGATCGCCGGCGGCCAGAGCGGCGGTGCCCTGGTCGACGACAACGGAACGGTGATCGGCATCTCCGGCCTCGGATCGGAAGGTTTCGCTCTAGCCGCATCTGCGGCCGACGTACGGGAGAGGCTGGCCGACATGCTGGCCGGCCGCGACACCGACGGTATCGCCGACCGGTCCTTCCCCGGTGGGCCCGGCGAGCTCAGCTATACCGGGCCGATTGAACATTACTTCGTTGAGAAGACATGGGTGGTGGACATGCTGGCGGGCGAAGAACTGCAGGTAGAGGCCACCAGCGATGGTGACGTATACGTGGCGCTCACCGCCTTCGACGGGTTCCTGGAAGGGGAGGCCGACGAAGGCGAAACTGGAACAGAATCGCTGACCGTGGTAGCACCGTTCGACGGCCCATACTTCCTGACCCTCGACTCCTTCGCACCCGTACCGATCGACGTGACGCTGACGAGCAACCTTCCGTTGCGGCCGCTGTCCGACCCCGACGACGAGACGGTCGTTGTGCCGGGCCAGACCGTCGTTGGGTACGCCGACTATCCCGGTGATATCGATACCTATCGCATCGACTTGTCGGCCGGAGACCGGATCACCGTGACGGTGAGTGCCGTATTGATGGATCCGGAAATCATCATCGACCTGGAGGGCAATGAGGCCGACTTCCTCGGCCGGGACGACAGCTCGGGAGGCGGCCTGTTCGGCACCGACGCCCGGCTGAGCTTCAGAGCCGACACCGACGCCACCTACTTCCTCGTGGTGGTTGATGAGTTCTACGGCCCGGGTGGGTATGTGATGACAATCGAGCGTTGA
- a CDS encoding terpene cyclase/mutase family protein — protein MTPSEVWRMARFALASSTDRIQAWRSRAPRHSLAWPVPSADVAPEAVRLGAEFLQSCQRDDGSLRGFQLTPGASVEWITAHVALVTMGVDELADLRSRAAEYLLKVGPLDGGWGYNRRVGRDLDSTLQALLVIESEGLSAPRFLNEWVKDSQRSDGSYPTYVTDAAAETTGWHAAHPDVTQMAAWYFRRMGDEAPYRKCLEWLERFARRWERPSYWWPGYGYSLWMDRQIEPDPPPAHRAEEELAKSHSAPQSAFALAAAVGIVDRNQIERGVTRLLAQQLTDGSWWCDPCLRVTSRTVHEAAPIAPGLVAPDPYRVFSTAHCVASISAAHRWLRSS, from the coding sequence ATGACTCCATCGGAGGTGTGGCGGATGGCCCGGTTTGCCCTCGCCTCCTCGACAGATCGGATACAGGCCTGGCGGAGTCGGGCACCACGTCATTCGCTTGCCTGGCCGGTGCCGTCGGCGGATGTGGCGCCCGAGGCCGTTCGGCTCGGAGCAGAATTCCTCCAGTCGTGTCAGAGAGACGACGGCAGCCTCCGTGGGTTCCAGCTGACGCCGGGAGCATCGGTCGAGTGGATCACGGCGCACGTGGCGCTGGTGACGATGGGGGTCGATGAACTCGCCGACCTCCGCAGTCGGGCCGCGGAGTATCTGCTGAAGGTGGGACCCCTCGACGGGGGCTGGGGGTACAACAGAAGAGTCGGTCGCGACTTGGATTCGACTCTCCAGGCGCTGCTGGTGATCGAGAGCGAGGGGTTGTCGGCTCCACGGTTCCTCAACGAGTGGGTGAAAGACAGTCAACGGTCGGACGGCTCCTACCCGACCTACGTGACCGACGCCGCGGCCGAAACGACCGGCTGGCATGCCGCTCACCCCGACGTGACACAGATGGCGGCCTGGTACTTCCGCCGGATGGGCGATGAGGCGCCGTACCGGAAATGTCTCGAATGGCTGGAGCGGTTCGCTCGTCGATGGGAGCGCCCCTCGTATTGGTGGCCGGGGTATGGATACAGCCTGTGGATGGACCGCCAGATCGAGCCGGATCCACCTCCTGCTCATCGAGCGGAGGAGGAGCTTGCGAAGTCCCATTCAGCACCCCAGTCCGCGTTTGCTCTCGCCGCCGCGGTCGGAATCGTGGATCGAAACCAGATCGAACGCGGGGTAACGCGACTCCTCGCCCAGCAACTGACGGACGGTTCCTGGTGGTGTGACCCGTGCCTGCGAGTCACCAGCCGGACGGTTCACGAAGCGGCCCCGATCGCGCCGGGTCTGGTGGCACCGGACCCCTACCGCGTCTTCTCGACGGCACATTGCGTAGCTTCGATCTCTGCGGCCCATCGGTGGTTGCGCAGCAGTTGA